The window CATGGCCTATGGCGACGTCGCCTTTGACGGCTACAAGCCCCCCAGCTTCCTGGCCGCCCCCGGGGCGAGCGACGTCGGCGTCGAATTCACCACGATGAGCAAGGGCTACAACATGGCGGGCTGGCGCGTCGGCTTCTGCGCCGGCAACGCCGAGATGATCCGTGCCCTCTCGACGATCAAGGCCTATTACGACTACGGCATGTTCCTGCCGATCCAAGTGGCGGCGATCATGGCCCTGCGTCACACGGACGCCGGCGTCGAGGCACAGGCCGCGCTGTACCAGCGTCGTCGCGACGTGCTGTGCGAAGGTCTGCGCCGTATCGGTTGGGACATCACCCCGCCCCGCGCGGGGATGTTCGTCTGGGCCAAAGTGCCGGAGGTGTGGATGCAGCGGATGGGGACGATCGACTTCGCCATGAAGCTGCTCGAAGAGGCGGACGTCGCGGTGAGCCCCGGCGCCGGATTTGGTCCCTCGGGCGAAGGCTACTTGCGACTGGCGCTCGTGGAAAACGAGAACCGGCTGCGTCAGGCGGTCCGCCAGATCGGTCGCTGCCTGGGGTTGGAGCCGCCGTCCCCCCCCGCTCCGTCGCCGGCTCCCAACGTGGCCGTCGATCCGAACGTGACTCGGTAACGGCATGCCGCCAGGGGCACAAGGGGCCGCTCGCCGAGATGGCCAGCGGCGGCTATAATCGCCCCTCAAGTTGCACAGAGGGGGGCGTTCCAAGGTCATCGGAGCCGCCAGCGTGGCTCGCCCGCGAAACAAAAAAAGCGAGGGTTCTTGCTCGCCGGGACAAGAACCCTCGCCACTTTGGCTGTCCGAATCGAATGCCTTGCGGCGTTCAACTTCGGAGACCCACAGCCGTTATAAAACCCTATCGGGCCGCCGTCCCTGCGACTTTAGGTTCCCGCCCCACGGTCGAATGGTGCCGCGTCGAACGAGTCTGACGGGCATCGTCAGCTTGCTTTACCTGGCGTCTTTGTACCGTGCCTCCCACGCGCGGCAGAAACGCCGAGGCACGCCCCCAGCCTGAGGAATTCACCGCCGGCCGCGCGCGAAGCTGTACCGACTCGATCGACTGGCGCGCACACGCGTCGGTCGCAATCGTCAAAGTCTCAGATACCCTACACGCCCAGCCAGGGTTCACCGCCAACATCCAGGTTCGCCAGATGACGCGCATCGCCAAGCTTGCGTTAGAAGATGGAACGGTTTTCACGGGAATCGGCTTCGGCGCCGAAGGCGAGGTGGACGGCGAGGTGTGCTTTAACACCTCGATGACCGGCTACCAGGAAATCCTCACCGACCCAAGTTACCGCGGCCAGATCGTCTGTATGACTTACCCCGAGATCGGCAACTACGGCGTCAATGCCGAAGACGTCGAGAGTGGCAAGCCGCACCTGGCGGGTTTCGTCGTCCGCGAGTTGAGTCGAATTGCGAGTAATTTCCGTGCCAATGGCACGCTCGACGAGTATCTGGCTCGCCACGACATCGTCGGCATCAGCAACATCGATACCCGGGCCCTCGTCCGCCGGCTGCGTATCGTGGGGGCGATGAAGGGCATCTTGTCGACGCGCGATCTGGATGACGCGAGCCTAGTGGCCAAGGCGAAGGCAAGCCCCGGGCTGGTAGGCCGCGACTTGATCCGCGAGGTGATTCCCCACCAGCCGCGCGAATGGTCGGAAGAGTTGAGTCCCTGGACGACGCTCGAGAATCCCTCGCAGTCGAACAGCCAACATGGGATCGCGCGGGGCAAGCACGTCGTCGCCCTCGACTACGGCATGAAGTGGAACATCGGCCGGCATCTGCACGACCTGGGTTGCCGCGTCACGGTGCTGCCGGGGACGGCCTCAGCACAGGATGTGTTGGCGTTGAAACCCGATGGCGTGTTTCTCTCCAATGGCCCCGGCGATCCGGAACCGCTCGACTACGCCATCAAAACGATCCGCGGCGTGCTCGAGAACAAGACGCCCGTCTTCGGCATCTGCCTGGGGCATCAGCTTCTGGCCCTGGCCTGCGGCGCCAAGACCTACAAGCTCAAGTTCGGCCATCGAGGGGCCAACCAGCCGGTGCTCAACCTCGACTCGGATCGCGTGGAGATCACCTCGCAGAATCACGGCTTCGCGGTCGACGAGGAGTCGCTGCCGAAGACGCTCGAGATCACGCATCGCAATCTGAACGACAACACGATCGAAGGACTGCGTCACCGGGAACTGCCCGCCTTCTGCGTGCAGTACCACCCCGAATCGTCGGCCGGGCCGCACGATAGCCATTACCTGTTCCGGCAGTTTGCCGAGAACATGGCTTAAGGCTTAGAAATTGCCGTGCAGTAACACAGGCCAGCGGCCTGTGCCACTTTCTGCCCCAAGTTCTTGCGAACTCGTGTCGGCTCCGCGCCGTGTGAGAAACTCATCCCGGCTACTTCTGCTCCTCTTCGTCGTCCTCGCCAAAGAGCTTGATGGGGGGCAACTCGGGGGCGTTGGGCGTGTTGTAGACCGGCTTGTAGGCGGGGGGGGCGTCGTTTGCCAGAGGTACCGGCCCTGCCTCGGCGCTGCGCGAAGGGGGCGTGCTCCAACTCGTTCCGCCCGAGGACCCGCTGCCGCCGCCTGCACCCTTTTGCGCGGCGAGGCGGCGGCGTTCGGCGTTCAGTTCTTCCTGTGCGGCGCCGGCCAGCGTCTCGGTCGGCATGACCATGTGTAGTTGATTCTCGTCGACTACCAGATCGGGACGCAACATCGCCGCGGCATGATCGGGACAGGACCACATCACCAGGCGGACCCGTTCGTGCCAACTCTTGAGAAATAACATGCCGACTCCCGCCAGCGCGGTGATCAGGGCGAACAAGAGAAACCACCACGATCCGCGCCAATAGGCGATCAGCAAGAAGAATAGCGAAAAGCCCGCGGTCGCGGCGCCGATCTGCAGGGCGTATTCGAACGAGCGGACCTCGACGTCGTACTCGCGGCTGCGTAGCCCCTCGCCCCGGCCGCAGTACCAACAGACTGCCGGCAGCCCGATGCGCCAGGCGTGCCCCTCGCGATGCTCGCGTCCCCAATAGATGATCTGCCTTGCCCGGGCATTGGGATTCTGCAGAAAGGGGAGCCAGATCTGCAGATTCAGCCAGGTCTGCCACAGGCGGGGCTTGAGACGTGGCCAGACGAACGTGGCGAACCGTTCGCGCAGGCTGCTCTTGCCGCGCGGCGACCCTGGATCGCCCGGCGGACGCCCGGCTTCGTAGCCCTGCGAGGAAGTGGATTCGTACGACATGCCTGTATCGTATCCCGGAGATACGGCGCTGGTCCAGTCGCCGATTTGACCTCGCCGCGCACGCGGCACTATGCTGACGCACCCTCGCCGAGCATGCGCGTGGGCCACGGGGGCGTGCCGCGCATGCACGGCGAACTCGCTGCGCCGGCATGCTCATGTTGCTTTTCAAGAAGAAGTTTCTCGACGCGATTCGCGCGGGGCGCAAGACGCAAACCATTCGCCTGTGGAAAGTGCGCCGCGTGCGCGCCGGCCAGCGCAGCTACATCCCGGGCGTAGGATATATCTGGATCCGCGCCGTGGACGAAGTGGCCCTCGACGAGCTGACCGACGAGGACGCGGTGCTCGACGGCTTCGACAACGCCCGGGCCCTGCGCGCCGAGATCGACGCCATCTACGCCGAGCAGCTCGACGCCGGCTATCGGGCCTATCGCTTGCGTTTCGAGCTGGCCCCCGATGAAGTGAAGAAACCCAAGCCGGAATCGGCGAAGCAGAATCGTGCGACTGCCAAGAGGCCTCGCCGAGACGACCGTAGCCAACAACGTGTCACGGACTGCTAGCCTGTGCTTTGAGCAACTCTCCACAGGCCGGCGGCCTGTGCCACTTGTCTGCTCCAAGGAACAGCGAGTGAAGAGTCTACTTGCCGCGGAGATAACCCGCGCTCGACTGGAAATATTTGCGGCGGCGCGTCTCGATGGCGTCGGCGGCTTCCTGCTGTTGATTGCGCAGGTCTTCGACATTTGCCTGGCAGAGTCGGCAGCCGACCACCTCGACGTGGAACTTCACATAGCTCGTCGTGCCACGATCGAGCGTGCCGAGCAGGAAGCCGCCCAATTGCTCGCGCGCTGGACACGTGAGGCGATGCCGCCGCCAAATGCCCCCCAACGTATGCATGCCGGCATCGCGCCGAGCGTGGAGCTCGGTCAGCCGTCCGACGAGGGAAGCGTCGCTCCGCACGGCATGCTCGATGCGCGCCATTTCCTCGGCCGGCAAGGCTTCGTCGAGATAACCTTCGAGATCGGTATCGCTGTAGTGCATTGCTTCCGTCCGTGAGCTGCCTGGTTCTTAAACCGCCGCCTCGCGTAGTTCCGGAAAGACATCTTGCGGCAGGCCCTGCTTGCGGACGGCGGCGCGTAGTTTTGCCAGCAGATCGAACTTGTGGTTGGCGACGGTCTGCTCCGAAATACTCAAGCGCGCGGCGGCCTCTTTGTTGGGCAGGCCGCGCACAAAAAGCAGCTCGGCGCATTGGATTTTTTCCCAATCGCCGCGCTCGCGCCAACGGGCGATGTTCTCGGCCAGGGCCGCCGTGAGCGCCTTTTCTTCCAGCCGGCGCCGCTCGCCGCTGCGCATTATGCTGCTGGCGGCACGCTCCGAGCCTGGGAGATCCCAGTCGCTTTCTCCCCCTCGCCCCGACGATAGCGGCACGGTGGGCCGGCGGCCCTCGCGTCTCAGGTGGTCGGTCAGCTTGTGGGCGGCAATGCTGAAGAGGTAGGTTTCCAGCGGCCGTCCGCCGTCGTAATTCGGCAGGCTCGTGAGAAAGCCGATGAAGGCCTCCTGGACGACATCCTCGCTCGAGGCACGCCGACGCAAACGACTCTCGACGAAGGCCAGCAGGCGCCCCTCGTAGCGCGCGATCAACTCGCTCCACGCATCGGGTTCGCCCGCGCGGATGCGATCGATCAAGAGACGTTCGTATTGCGAAGGAGCATTCAACTTGGCACCACGCGTGGGGTTCCGCCCGGCACCTGACGCGACCGCGCGGCGACCTTACTATACCATGCGCAACATCTGGAAGAGCGCCAGTCCCGCGCCGGCCACGATCGCGCCCGCCGCCAGTTTGAGCCGTCCGCTGTAAAAGCCGCGTGTGGCCGTATCGAGCTTGAGATAGCCGAACGTGGTTCCCAACAGGAGCAACACCAGCCCCGAGGCGGCGCCGGTCATCGTCAAGCGCCGTTCGAGTTGCGTCTGGTGCCACATGCCGGCAAGCTCACGTCGCGCCATGTCGTCAAACTCGACGAGCACGTGCATTTCGTACATCGTGGTGCCGAGGGTGACGCTCTCGACTTCACCGATCCACTGATCCTTGACGAGCGCCGACTCGATCCAGATGCCCGGCACCTGCATCTCCTCGGCCGCGCGGTTGCCATACAGTCGGGCGACGTATCGGTGGACAATCCCCCGCACCAGGGTGGGGGCCTCGGCAAAGCATTCCTCGGTCGAGCTATAAGGTCCCGACCGGGCGGCGATGCGATAGACGCCGTTGGGGAGCCGTTCTTCTTCCTTGCCGTTGGCGACCCAGGCGGGCTTGGCGCGCTGGCCAGACGACGTGTCGCGCGCGACGGAGGGCGTCGCGACGAGTTGTGGCTGGACCGGCCGAGGGGGCGGCTGTGGGGTTGCCGGTTCCGGTGACAGGGGTTTCTCGGCGGCGACGGGTTCCGCCGCGGCAAGCTCATCGGCCGGCTCAGCGACACTTTCACTCTTCGTGGCCTTGCCCTCCTGTTGCACTGGCGTATCCAAGCCTACGGGCAGCATGAGTCTCGCCGCTACCTGGCGTACCTCGCGGGCAGGAATGCGAAGGGCGAATCCTTGGGAGTCCTCGTCGCGATCGATGTTGACCAACGTCCGCAGCGGGTCGTCGGCCGCGGCCACGGCACGCTCGAGCAAGGCCGTCGCGTCGTGCATGAGCTTTTTGGCCTGACTTGCGTCAAGACCTTCGATTCTCAGGTGAATCGTGTCTTCGGGCCGGGCCACGCCCACCTGGCGGCGCCGCCCCACCTGCGCCACCTCGCCCAGGGGGAACTTGTGGTCGTCGTCGAGAGAGATTCGCAGGTCGAGCAAATGCGTCAGTGGCACGTCAGCGAGATCTGTCTCCTCGTTCGTCGTGTCGTCCACGGCTGTCAGTATGCTGGTGACCGCCGACACGATGGCGCCGGGATTCGCGCGGAGTTCTGGCAGCTTGTCGGCATGCCAGCGAATTTCGAGCGTGACGTGATCGGGGCGCGGGCCGGCGGTCTGCTGGAGCGCGTCGCCGCCGAGGCGTGCCTCGATCTCGGCGCGGATGCGATCGGCGACGGTCCGCTGATCGGCCTCGGCGGCTGCGCGTTGCGCTGTCGCATGGCGGAAGGCACCGTGAAACCGCAATACGCCGACCGCCACAAACGCCACCACTACGAAGAGTGCGCAGATGGTTAGTGCTCGCCGCCCCAAGCGCGTGCAGAGGAGCACGATCACGCCAATCGACCCGGCAAAGAAGATCATGGCGGCAACCAGAAAGCAAAGCATACCTGCCAGCGAAGGCCCCATTTGCGCCAGAAGTGGTGTCATTGATCCTTCCCCCCTAAGTCGAGCGCTGCGCGCGGCGCAGGCGTCGATTCACCCAGGGACTGGCCAACTGCACGCTGCACGCGATGGTGAACGCCACGGCCATGCCCGCGCCGCTCGGAAACTGCCAGAAGAGGCTCAGGACAAAGGCCCACAGCCCGCAGCCGAAGGCGTTCCACAATTGCAGACGGGTACGGCGTTGCGGATCGGCCAGCTCCCACCAGCGGAGCACGGGAAAGAGCAAGCCGAAGTAGGCGAGATAGGCCGTCAGGCGGGGCGCACCCTGCTCGTCGAAGAGCGACTCGCGAATCGTGTTGGCCGATTCGCTGGCGGACAAGGGGCCATGCTGCGGGGCAATGATATCGGTCGTCGTCGAGTAAGGCAGATCGATCAACAAGGCGCTGTGTACGCCATAAGCCACGGTGCCGAGCGCCAGCCCTACCACCAGCAAGACGAAGCGGCGTGGCAGGACCTCGACGCGCGTTCCTTCCCAACTCTTGGCGGCAATCTGAATACCCCAGGTGCCGATCGTCGAGACGATCGCCAACCAGGCAAACAAGTCGGGACGCAGGCTGCCGGTCATCAGCAGCAACAGCAGGCTGATGGCCGAAGCGGCGGCTGCCCCCCCCAGCATCGAACCGGTCAGCTCGGTAAAGCGATCGCGCGCCGAAAGGGGGAGGAACGCGACCGCTTGCGATTCGCCGCGCACGCGGCGCGAATACTTGCGAAACTCTTCGCGGCGCACTTGAGCCGCGGCCTGCGCACCCGGCGAGAGCGGCGGAACAGGGGGCGGGGGGGGAGACGGGCTCACATCGGGATGATGCAGCTCGGCCGTCGCCGGCAAGCGCGGTGGGTTCGGCGAGATCGCCGACAGAACCACGGCATAGATGCAGTAGATCAGCAACGACAGGATGAGCAGAGGCGCCCAAAGACCCATCGTCGCCACGAGCATGATCGATCCCAAGACGTAGCACAGCACGCGCGCCCAGATCGGTAGGTTGAGATCCTGCCAACCCGTGCGCAGGTCGGTCCACACGCGGCCGAGTCCCCGCGCGATGGGGTCGCGCTCGTCGACGTGCATCGTCGGCGCGTGCCTGGCCGCGGGGGAAGCCGCCGGGGGAATGGCGCCGGCATAGGCGGTCTCGCCGTGCCCGGCCACCGCCATGAAGGGCGCGGGGGTAGGGCGATCGTACATGGCCGTTTCGGCCGCTGGGCGGGGAGACAAGGCCGACGCAACGGCCGTGAAGACGCGCGGCGCCGAAGCAGGCTGCGGCAATCGCGCGAGCAGCTCTGCCACCGATTGAGCCCGCTTGGCGGGATCCTTCTCGAGCGCGCTGGCGACTACCGTACGATAAGGCTCGGCGAGGCGGCTCAAGTCGGGCTGCGCGGTGAGATGCTTCATGAGCACTTCGCCGACGCTTTCCCCATCGAACGGCACACGACCGGTCAGCACCTCGTACAGCATCACGCCCAAGGCGTAGATATCGATTTCCTTGCCGTAACGGCCGTTGGCCACTTCGGGCGCCATGTAGTGGACCGTACCGACACTTTCGGTCTGTCCGCTGCGGCGGCTCGACGAGATGAACTTCGACAAGCCGTAGTCGCCGATCTTGACGATGCCGTCGTCGTTAAAGACGTTGCCGGGCTTGAGATCGCGGTGGACGATGCCCTGATCGTGCAGGTAAGCCACGCCGGCGCCGACGCCGTGAATCCAGGCGAGCGCTTCGTCGAGGGGCAACCCCTCGGGATGACGTGTCACGCAATCCTCGAGCTGTTCGCCCCGGACATATTCCATGACGACCCAGGTGTCGTCCTGGTCGTCGACCTTGATGTCGTAGAGGGCCAGCAGGTGCGGATGGCGCAGGTTGAGGCAGTGGGTGACGCCGCGCAGCTCGACATCGAGGTTGCGTCGAATGAGCTTGAGCGCCACCTCTTTGCCGGCGTCGCTCACGGCGTAATAGACTTCGCCGAAGCCCCCCCGACCGATGCCGCGTTTGATCGTGTAACCATCGAGCGGACGAGAACCGCTCGTGTAGGTGAACTTCATAGGGCCGCCTCGCGGCTCGCGGATCTCTTCCGCTTCGGTGGCTCGCAGGTTCATGGGTTTGGCACCGCTTTGTTCTAGCGTAGCTGTTGGTTCTTCCATCTGTCCAGGATCGAGTAGCCCAACGTGGGCACCATTTCCGGGGGCCGAATCCAGCTTGGTTGGACCGGCCTGCCATGCGGAACGAGGCTGCCTACTGGGCCCCCCACAACCACGGAACATCTTGCTCTCGCTTTTCGTGCCTGCTTCTCAGCCGATTCTGTTCGTAACTCGTGCCCAGTGGGCCAGCTTCGAGGTCGCCGTACCGATGGCTTTCGCCCGGCACGCCGCGGGCCGGCCCTGCCGCAGACGGCCGTCTCCGTACTCATTCGCTCCCGTCGGACGATTCTTACAAAGGTTCCAGACTGATGGCGAAATCCTCGCCCGTGATCTGCGACGAGCGTCCGATCTCGACCCGCTCGCTCTGCTCAACGCCATCGACGGCAAAGGCTCCCGAGCTCTGGCAGTACAATTCGTTCCCCTGTCGCACGAGCACCACGTCTTGGGTCCAATCGCGACAGGTGATGTGGGCCTTGGACGATGGTCCCAGGACACAAGATTCGCCCAACAGGATCACGGCGTCGGCCGCCGGCTGCGTGCGGTGCCGGCTTACAAATTCGATCCGCGCCGTCGAGCTCAGCGGGTGGGGTCGGCGAAATCGCAGCACAACCCCCTCGCCCAGCTCGATCGTGGCGCCGTCGGTGAGCAGGGCGGCTCCTTCGACCGGTCGCCCCGAGACGCGCGTCGGCCGCAGTGCCTCGAGCAGGTATCCCTCGCCGTCACGACGAATGATGGCGTGGCGGCCCGAGAGATCGCCGAGCAGGGGAATCTCGACCTGCTGTCCGGCGATCGGCTGCCCGAGGGTAACTTCGTCCCCATCGCAGACGAGGAAG is drawn from Pirellulales bacterium and contains these coding sequences:
- a CDS encoding serine/threonine protein kinase; translated protein: MNLRATEAEEIREPRGGPMKFTYTSGSRPLDGYTIKRGIGRGGFGEVYYAVSDAGKEVALKLIRRNLDVELRGVTHCLNLRHPHLLALYDIKVDDQDDTWVVMEYVRGEQLEDCVTRHPEGLPLDEALAWIHGVGAGVAYLHDQGIVHRDLKPGNVFNDDGIVKIGDYGLSKFISSSRRSGQTESVGTVHYMAPEVANGRYGKEIDIYALGVMLYEVLTGRVPFDGESVGEVLMKHLTAQPDLSRLAEPYRTVVASALEKDPAKRAQSVAELLARLPQPASAPRVFTAVASALSPRPAAETAMYDRPTPAPFMAVAGHGETAYAGAIPPAASPAARHAPTMHVDERDPIARGLGRVWTDLRTGWQDLNLPIWARVLCYVLGSIMLVATMGLWAPLLILSLLIYCIYAVVLSAISPNPPRLPATAELHHPDVSPSPPPPPVPPLSPGAQAAAQVRREEFRKYSRRVRGESQAVAFLPLSARDRFTELTGSMLGGAAAASAISLLLLLMTGSLRPDLFAWLAIVSTIGTWGIQIAAKSWEGTRVEVLPRRFVLLVVGLALGTVAYGVHSALLIDLPYSTTTDIIAPQHGPLSASESANTIRESLFDEQGAPRLTAYLAYFGLLFPVLRWWELADPQRRTRLQLWNAFGCGLWAFVLSLFWQFPSGAGMAVAFTIACSVQLASPWVNRRLRRAQRST
- a CDS encoding ASCH domain-containing protein, whose translation is MLMLLFKKKFLDAIRAGRKTQTIRLWKVRRVRAGQRSYIPGVGYIWIRAVDEVALDELTDEDAVLDGFDNARALRAEIDAIYAEQLDAGYRAYRLRFELAPDEVKKPKPESAKQNRATAKRPRRDDRSQQRVTDC
- the carA gene encoding glutamine-hydrolyzing carbamoyl-phosphate synthase small subunit; the protein is MTRIAKLALEDGTVFTGIGFGAEGEVDGEVCFNTSMTGYQEILTDPSYRGQIVCMTYPEIGNYGVNAEDVESGKPHLAGFVVRELSRIASNFRANGTLDEYLARHDIVGISNIDTRALVRRLRIVGAMKGILSTRDLDDASLVAKAKASPGLVGRDLIREVIPHQPREWSEELSPWTTLENPSQSNSQHGIARGKHVVALDYGMKWNIGRHLHDLGCRVTVLPGTASAQDVLALKPDGVFLSNGPGDPEPLDYAIKTIRGVLENKTPVFGICLGHQLLALACGAKTYKLKFGHRGANQPVLNLDSDRVEITSQNHGFAVDEESLPKTLEITHRNLNDNTIEGLRHRELPAFCVQYHPESSAGPHDSHYLFRQFAENMA
- a CDS encoding sigma-70 family RNA polymerase sigma factor — protein: MNAPSQYERLLIDRIRAGEPDAWSELIARYEGRLLAFVESRLRRRASSEDVVQEAFIGFLTSLPNYDGGRPLETYLFSIAAHKLTDHLRREGRRPTVPLSSGRGGESDWDLPGSERAASSIMRSGERRRLEEKALTAALAENIARWRERGDWEKIQCAELLFVRGLPNKEAAARLSISEQTVANHKFDLLAKLRAAVRKQGLPQDVFPELREAAV